From the genome of Cellvibrio japonicus Ueda107, one region includes:
- the guaD gene encoding guanine deaminase: MRHSDVQAFRAKILHFTDRPDPTTGQGVEYFDDGVLLVEHGRIKALASAAAMAGQGFDLQQCRHSPEQLIMPGFIDSHIHYPQTAVIASYGEQLLDWLNHYTFPAEQQFADAEFAALAAQQFLNILLANGTTSALVYTSVFAQSTQAFFQQAEAYNLRMIAGKVMMDRHAPAALLDTAESSERECRALIEDWHNRGRLHYALTPRFAPTSTPQQLAVTGKLYRDYPGLYLQTHLSENRAEIAWVKSLFPEASDYLDVYDRFGLLGRRSVFGHGIHVREREIHRLAQTGSGIAFCPTSNLFLGSGLLDLARLESAGVAVSMATDVGGGTSFSLLRTLAEAYKVLQMQQQNLHPLTAFYMATLGNARALDLDTHLGNFAPGKEADFVVLDLGATPLQALRQASTRNLTEQLFALMTLGDEHNVARTYIMGKQVFRRASRKEDQQWTH; encoded by the coding sequence ATGCGTCACTCCGATGTTCAAGCATTTCGTGCAAAGATCCTGCACTTCACTGATCGACCTGATCCGACAACGGGGCAGGGTGTTGAGTATTTCGATGATGGTGTACTACTGGTGGAGCATGGTCGGATCAAGGCCCTGGCCAGCGCTGCCGCTATGGCCGGGCAGGGGTTTGATTTGCAACAGTGTCGGCACAGCCCCGAGCAATTAATCATGCCCGGTTTTATCGACAGCCATATCCACTATCCGCAAACCGCCGTCATCGCCTCCTACGGCGAGCAACTGCTGGATTGGTTAAATCACTATACCTTTCCGGCTGAGCAGCAATTTGCCGATGCAGAGTTTGCTGCGCTGGCCGCGCAACAGTTTTTAAATATACTGCTGGCCAACGGCACCACCAGCGCGCTGGTCTACACCAGTGTATTTGCGCAATCCACCCAGGCATTTTTCCAGCAGGCAGAAGCCTATAACCTGCGCATGATTGCCGGTAAGGTGATGATGGACCGCCATGCCCCCGCCGCGCTGCTGGATACAGCAGAATCAAGCGAGCGCGAGTGCCGCGCCCTGATCGAAGACTGGCACAATCGCGGTCGCCTGCACTATGCACTGACTCCGCGTTTTGCACCTACCAGTACGCCGCAACAATTGGCAGTAACGGGTAAGTTGTATCGCGATTATCCCGGCCTGTATTTGCAAACCCATTTATCGGAAAACCGCGCAGAAATTGCCTGGGTAAAATCCCTGTTCCCGGAAGCCAGCGATTACCTGGACGTGTATGACCGTTTTGGTTTGCTCGGGCGGCGCAGTGTCTTTGGCCACGGCATTCATGTGCGTGAGCGCGAAATCCATCGCCTGGCACAGACCGGTTCCGGTATTGCATTCTGCCCCACGTCCAATTTATTCCTTGGCAGCGGCCTGCTCGACCTGGCGCGCCTGGAATCTGCCGGTGTTGCGGTCAGTATGGCGACCGACGTGGGTGGCGGTACCAGTTTTTCACTGCTGCGCACCCTGGCAGAGGCTTACAAAGTCCTGCAAATGCAGCAGCAAAATTTGCATCCGCTGACGGCCTTTTACATGGCCACCCTGGGCAATGCCCGCGCGCTGGATCTCGATACCCACCTGGGGAATTTTGCACCGGGTAAAGAGGCGGATTTTGTGGTGCTCGACCTGGGTGCAACACCGCTGCAAGCCCTGCGCCAGGCCAGTACACGGAATTTGACTGAACAGTTATTTGCACTCATGACCCTGGGTGATGAACACAATGTGGCGCGCACCTATATCATGGGCAAGCAGGTCTTCCGTCGCGCATCGCGCAAGGAGGACCAACAATGGACGCACTGA
- a CDS encoding urate hydroxylase PuuD, protein MDALILEWLNLAFRWFHVVAGIAWIGASFYFIWLDLSLREPPAWKAKQGIKGDLWAIHGGGIYEVAKYHLRPQDMPSTLHWFKWEAYTTWLSGTGLLILLYYLQAQTYLVGHNTWILSPAVAIIASVSFMVIGQLVYECLLRTPLVKNGWAFAAALLVVIGFASWMAHQCFSPRAAYLHVGALMATWMAGNVFWGIIPAQRQFVQAVSENLPPNTDAMAFAKLRSTHNNYLTLPVIFCMISNHYPFVYGHAHAWLALVGIGGCLAWGRHFFNLKHLGNRKPLILWTSGAGLLLIAIVMANTGIQKVQAGVPAIPTPVIETQIAQVKNTAPVSHNSDAPIQKLVQHHCTNCHSNTPTQPGFNAAPAGLVIETLEQLGAQKIRALPSIASGYMPLGNFTQLSSEERQQLMDWLQEH, encoded by the coding sequence ATGGACGCACTGATTCTCGAATGGTTAAACCTCGCCTTTCGCTGGTTCCATGTGGTTGCCGGCATCGCCTGGATCGGCGCATCGTTTTATTTTATCTGGCTGGATTTAAGCCTGCGCGAACCGCCAGCCTGGAAAGCCAAACAGGGTATCAAGGGCGATCTCTGGGCGATCCACGGCGGTGGTATCTACGAAGTGGCGAAATACCATCTGCGCCCGCAAGACATGCCGTCAACCCTGCACTGGTTTAAATGGGAGGCCTATACCACCTGGCTCAGCGGGACAGGCTTGTTGATTCTGTTGTATTACCTGCAAGCGCAAACCTATCTGGTGGGGCACAACACCTGGATTTTGTCACCGGCAGTCGCCATCATCGCCAGCGTCAGTTTTATGGTAATCGGCCAACTGGTTTATGAATGCCTGTTGCGCACACCACTGGTAAAAAACGGATGGGCATTTGCAGCTGCACTGTTGGTGGTGATCGGTTTTGCCAGCTGGATGGCGCACCAGTGTTTTTCACCGCGCGCCGCCTATTTGCATGTGGGCGCTTTAATGGCGACCTGGATGGCCGGCAATGTGTTCTGGGGCATTATTCCTGCACAGCGCCAATTTGTGCAGGCTGTCAGTGAAAACCTGCCACCCAACACCGACGCCATGGCATTCGCCAAATTGCGTTCGACGCACAACAATTACCTGACCCTGCCGGTGATTTTCTGCATGATCAGCAATCACTATCCCTTTGTGTACGGCCATGCCCATGCCTGGCTGGCATTAGTCGGCATTGGTGGCTGCCTCGCCTGGGGGCGCCATTTTTTTAACTTGAAGCACCTGGGAAACCGCAAGCCTTTAATTTTGTGGACGAGTGGGGCAGGGCTATTGCTGATCGCGATAGTGATGGCCAATACCGGTATCCAAAAGGTACAGGCAGGTGTGCCGGCAATACCGACACCAGTGATAGAAACCCAAATTGCGCAAGTAAAAAATACAGCACCTGTAAGCCACAATTCAGATGCACCTATTCAAAAACTGGTGCAACACCACTGCACTAACTGCCACAGCAATACACCGACCCAACCCGGCTTTAATGCGGCACCGGCAGGTTTGGTGATTGAAACCCTGGAGCAATTGGGCGCACAGAAAATACGGGCCTTGCCCTCCATCGCCTCAGGCTATATGCCCTTGGGAAACTTTACACAGTTGAGCAGTGAAGAGCGCCAGCAATTAATGGACTGGCTGCAGGAGCACTGA
- a CDS encoding DUF1330 domain-containing protein, whose protein sequence is MGAYVIVDIEVHNREKYPEYLAQITPTVYACGGRYWVRGAQAEVVSGQWQPKRLVVMEFPSVEVARHWATCAEYAPIHALRNAYASANMIIVEGSVDFSG, encoded by the coding sequence ATGGGCGCCTATGTGATTGTCGATATTGAGGTGCACAACCGCGAAAAGTATCCCGAATACCTCGCACAAATCACACCCACGGTTTATGCCTGCGGCGGGCGCTATTGGGTGCGCGGTGCCCAGGCCGAGGTGGTCAGTGGCCAATGGCAACCCAAGCGCCTGGTGGTGATGGAGTTTCCCAGTGTCGAAGTCGCTCGCCACTGGGCAACCTGTGCGGAATACGCACCTATCCACGCCCTGCGCAATGCCTACGCCAGCGCCAATATGATTATTGTCGAGGGCAGTGTCGACTTCAGTGGTTAA
- a CDS encoding IS3 family transposase (programmed frameshift) yields the protein MKKSRFTETQIFSILKEVDAGLKVETVCRKHGISNATYYNWKSKYGGMDTSELKRMRELEEENAKLKKMFADVSLQNQAMKELFGKKGLVTAEKKTCAQALVEHGIDIASACKLADLSRASYYRPERDWRKCDAAVIDAINNELKRSPQAGFWKCYGRIRHKGYPFNHKRVYRVYCQMGLNLKRRVKRVLPRRIVQPLAVVAQANHQWALDFMHDSLYCGKRFRTLNVLDEGTRECLAIEVDTSLPAERVVRALEQIKVERGLPTQLRVDNGPELISARLTDWCEENGIRLVYIQPGKPQQNGFVERFNGSFRREFLNAYLFESLTQVREMAWFWRMDYNEERTHESLGHLPPAAYRAKLENSSLEMSH from the exons ATGAAAAAATCACGATTCACCGAAACCCAAATATTCAGCATTCTCAAAGAAGTCGATGCTGGACTGAAAGTAGAAACCGTGTGCCGTAAGCATGGCATTAGCAACGCGACCTACTACAACTGGAAATCAAAATATGGCGGTATGGACACCTCAGAGCTTAAACGCATGCGCGAGCTGGAAGAGGAAAACGCCAAGCTGAAAAAAATGTTTGCTGACGTCAGCCTTCAAAACCAGGCCATGAAGGAGTTGTTTG GCAAAAAAGGGTTGGTGACAGCAGAAAAGAAAACCTGCGCACAGGCTTTGGTTGAGCACGGCATTGATATTGCCAGTGCGTGCAAGCTGGCTGATCTCAGTCGAGCCAGTTACTACCGCCCTGAACGCGACTGGCGTAAATGCGATGCTGCTGTCATTGATGCGATTAACAACGAATTGAAACGTTCACCGCAAGCGGGTTTTTGGAAATGTTACGGGAGAATTCGCCACAAAGGTTATCCGTTCAATCACAAGCGCGTATATCGTGTGTATTGCCAGATGGGCCTGAACTTGAAACGCCGGGTCAAGCGCGTTTTACCCAGGCGGATTGTTCAACCGTTGGCTGTTGTTGCACAAGCTAATCATCAATGGGCGTTGGATTTTATGCACGATAGTTTGTATTGCGGAAAACGCTTTCGCACATTGAATGTATTGGATGAAGGAACTCGTGAGTGTTTAGCCATTGAAGTGGATACCTCCTTGCCCGCTGAGCGGGTGGTTCGAGCGCTGGAGCAGATCAAGGTTGAGCGTGGACTACCCACACAGTTACGTGTTGATAATGGACCTGAACTGATATCAGCGAGGCTGACTGATTGGTGCGAGGAAAACGGTATTAGGCTTGTTTATATCCAGCCGGGCAAGCCGCAACAGAATGGTTTTGTTGAGCGATTCAACGGTTCTTTCCGGCGAGAGTTTCTAAATGCTTATTTATTTGAATCATTAACGCAAGTGCGGGAAATGGCGTGGTTCTGGCGAATGGATTACAACGAAGAGCGAACTCACGAAAGTCTTGGTCATTTACCGCCAGCTGCGTACCGAGCAAAACTGGAAAACTCCAGTTTAGAGATGTCTCATTAA